From Streptomyces sp. NBC_00878, the proteins below share one genomic window:
- a CDS encoding helix-turn-helix transcriptional regulator yields the protein MTILPPDPDLTALRVVLARLRAERGWTFDELADHSGLARRTLIDLEHGRTTGSVTTWHALAHTFDVPIEHFLGTLCEDHTPPGAARS from the coding sequence GTGACGATCTTGCCGCCCGACCCCGACCTCACTGCGCTGCGCGTTGTGCTCGCGCGCCTGCGGGCCGAGCGCGGCTGGACCTTCGACGAACTCGCCGACCATAGCGGTCTGGCCCGGCGCACCCTCATCGACCTCGAACACGGCCGCACCACCGGCAGTGTTACCACCTGGCACGCCCTCGCCCACACCTTCGATGTGCCCATCGAGCACTTCCTGGGCACCCTGTGCGAGGACCACACTCCGCCTGGCGCGGCCCGTTCCTGA
- a CDS encoding NACHT domain-containing NTPase — protein sequence MTVTQACARSAVLLGEAGIGKSYALAAVLDPKQTFLAWETEARVDLGQVRTWEDLARKARPVLERLTILPLPAANRLQNDEQTPRFLLVLDGVDECQATNKEIAGWFTDLAATYDCRPLHVLIACRSMAYTDALRQAAARAFAITDSDTYTLAPLRRSDLITAASGRNLSPDRFLHAVTTSGAQALARTPLTLKLLLDTFAADDALPASRNALYGFALPRAVMNQGKDRDPAELAGTQEQRFATAARLACYCLLTGAEASPPSARTIQTAICCPWTPSSTQKKAPRPGSSSSNGPSWKASCTARCSPAGATQPQAPPTPPSLPISRPATSPITSSAASN from the coding sequence GTGACGGTGACGCAGGCCTGCGCTCGATCGGCTGTTCTGCTCGGTGAAGCCGGCATCGGCAAGTCATACGCCCTGGCCGCAGTTCTTGACCCGAAGCAGACCTTCTTGGCTTGGGAGACAGAGGCGAGGGTCGATCTCGGTCAGGTACGCACCTGGGAAGATCTGGCCAGGAAGGCCCGGCCCGTTCTGGAGCGGCTCACCATCCTCCCGCTCCCGGCGGCGAACAGGCTCCAAAACGACGAACAGACGCCGCGGTTCCTCCTGGTCCTGGACGGGGTTGATGAGTGCCAGGCGACGAACAAGGAAATCGCGGGCTGGTTCACCGACCTGGCCGCCACCTACGACTGCCGCCCCCTGCACGTACTGATCGCCTGCCGCAGCATGGCCTACACCGACGCTCTGCGGCAGGCCGCCGCCCGCGCGTTCGCCATCACCGACAGCGACACCTACACCCTGGCGCCTCTGCGGAGATCTGACCTGATCACCGCAGCAAGCGGCCGGAACCTCTCTCCCGACCGGTTCCTGCACGCCGTCACCACCTCCGGTGCCCAGGCACTCGCCCGCACACCACTGACGCTCAAGCTGCTGCTGGACACCTTCGCCGCCGATGATGCCCTGCCGGCCAGCCGCAATGCCCTGTACGGATTCGCCCTCCCACGCGCAGTCATGAACCAAGGCAAAGACCGCGATCCGGCTGAGCTCGCAGGCACTCAGGAACAGCGATTCGCCACGGCGGCTCGCCTCGCCTGCTACTGCCTGCTCACCGGGGCTGAAGCGTCACCACCCTCCGCCCGGACCATACAGACCGCAATCTGCTGCCCCTGGACGCCTTCCTCGACGCAGAAGAAGGCGCCCCGTCCGGGCAGTTCGTCATCGAACGGCCCATCCTGGAAAGCGTCCTGCACAGCCCGCTGTTCGCCAGCCGGGGCCACGCAGCCGCAGGCCCCGCCCACGCCTCCATCGCTTCCTATCTCACGGCCCGCTACCTCGCCGATCACCAGCTCGGCCGCGAGCAACTAA
- a CDS encoding XRE family transcriptional regulator, which produces MGILADSLDKADAAHFTRPLPKSAQKQMQYLVKQTKGTQAAADLLGVTQRTVERYLTGQFKQPRRDLAERLAGEVRKRWQPRVRERAKKQAATTGGIVIDTRARFGFTAAPGTTDDPRLRPITQGLPPAYAARLFDAHAAGAAEQQLQEIVAEGLQEIYFKDRSRRAHGLLVDFTDIDYLDVDY; this is translated from the coding sequence ATGGGCATCCTCGCCGACAGCCTCGACAAGGCCGACGCCGCACACTTCACCCGCCCCCTGCCGAAGTCGGCTCAGAAGCAGATGCAGTACCTGGTCAAGCAGACCAAGGGCACCCAGGCCGCAGCCGACCTGCTCGGCGTCACCCAGCGCACCGTCGAGCGCTACCTCACCGGACAGTTCAAGCAGCCCCGCCGCGACCTCGCGGAACGGCTCGCCGGCGAGGTCCGCAAACGGTGGCAGCCCCGGGTGCGCGAGAGGGCAAAAAAGCAGGCCGCCACGACCGGCGGCATCGTCATCGACACCCGGGCACGCTTCGGGTTCACCGCAGCCCCAGGCACCACCGACGACCCGCGGCTGCGGCCCATCACTCAAGGTCTGCCGCCCGCCTACGCCGCACGGCTCTTCGACGCACATGCCGCCGGAGCCGCCGAGCAACAGCTCCAGGAAATCGTGGCCGAAGGACTCCAGGAGATCTACTTCAAGGACCGCAGCCGACGCGCGCACGGACTGCTGGTGGACTTCACCGACATCGACTACCTCGACGTCGACTACTGA
- a CDS encoding DEAD/DEAH box helicase, with the protein MAELLRLRTPLRPFQQQAVDNCVTEFLLGAPRCRVDSPCGSGKTFIALNVVHHMAPTGTSVNVVPTLELLEQTAREWHKEGRPGRYLALSGDPDLPKDPALRGILTAVTTPAALAAEISQADGPVSVFATYHSLGKIAEAHRLFHMPPWDVLVSDEAHRTAGNLAKPWALLLNSQQIFAHHRLFVTATPRNFESNTGQDLPVDIEVASMDDLNLYGPVVFRLSLADAIDQGLLADYRIVAIEVEDADLRAILNRNPMLAANSEGLRMAAAEVALLRAMHDYDLRRVLVFSPRIKAAEVFAETLPETAALMPKRMQGPLQVGTVNCEQSRYERLTQVSAFKEASLTSSDKKPLRAVLTNCMIFAEGVDVPAIDSVLFTSAKTSTYQIVQAVGRALRPLPGQTKVAHIIIPVYKAPGQDLADAAKGTRFYLLQQVLSALKLYDEHVFHRVHYLRHPKPADPLHPVARPERADELIPLLRMYAEDPHNSIWELGLESARRYREQNGHLKVPSSYCGPDRFYLGWWLGNQRSLRMNHSLKPERIDALDALGMIWEHSRTSIEHRLDIARAYHAQHGHLTPVPGERFRGMDFGRWINTCRSKVRRGQLPYCYQRALTDIYPWWDAGWDKHGHWRRIYARALAAARRGELTFPDLAPDSDDRPLEHWLDKQLHVLPSLSSAQHNLLGALPLHHPLALLLRPPRSQSERAFAHGLRHAHAYWRAHQHLNVPYDHVVWDRGSSFRLGEWISDKRLRPYRLTREQLDALEALDMRWTRTLA; encoded by the coding sequence ATGGCCGAGTTACTCCGGTTGCGCACCCCGCTGCGCCCGTTCCAGCAGCAGGCGGTCGACAACTGCGTCACCGAGTTCCTCCTCGGTGCGCCCCGCTGCCGCGTCGACTCTCCGTGCGGCAGCGGCAAGACCTTCATCGCCCTCAACGTCGTGCACCACATGGCGCCCACGGGCACCTCCGTGAACGTCGTGCCCACGCTGGAACTGCTCGAGCAGACCGCGCGCGAGTGGCACAAAGAAGGCCGCCCCGGCCGCTACCTCGCCCTCAGCGGAGATCCGGACCTGCCCAAGGACCCGGCCCTGCGCGGCATCCTGACCGCCGTCACCACCCCTGCCGCACTCGCCGCGGAGATCTCCCAGGCCGACGGCCCGGTCAGCGTCTTCGCGACCTACCACTCGCTGGGAAAGATTGCCGAAGCCCACCGGCTGTTCCACATGCCGCCCTGGGACGTGCTCGTCAGCGACGAGGCCCACCGCACGGCCGGCAACCTCGCCAAACCATGGGCGCTGCTGCTGAACAGCCAGCAGATCTTCGCCCACCACCGGCTCTTCGTCACCGCCACCCCCCGTAACTTCGAGTCCAACACGGGCCAAGACCTCCCGGTCGACATCGAAGTCGCCTCGATGGACGACCTGAACCTCTACGGCCCGGTCGTCTTCCGGCTCTCCCTGGCCGATGCCATCGACCAGGGGCTGCTGGCCGACTACCGCATCGTCGCCATCGAGGTGGAAGACGCCGACCTGCGCGCCATCCTCAACCGCAACCCGATGCTCGCCGCCAACTCCGAAGGCCTGCGCATGGCGGCCGCCGAGGTCGCCCTGCTGCGCGCCATGCACGACTACGACCTACGACGCGTCCTGGTCTTCTCCCCTCGGATCAAGGCCGCCGAGGTCTTCGCGGAAACCCTCCCCGAGACGGCGGCCCTGATGCCCAAGCGGATGCAGGGCCCGCTCCAGGTCGGCACCGTCAACTGCGAGCAGAGCCGCTATGAGAGGCTCACCCAGGTCAGCGCCTTCAAAGAAGCCTCCCTGACCTCCAGCGACAAAAAGCCGCTGCGGGCCGTCCTGACCAACTGCATGATCTTCGCCGAGGGAGTCGACGTCCCCGCCATCGACTCCGTCCTGTTCACCAGCGCCAAGACCAGCACCTACCAGATCGTCCAGGCCGTCGGCCGGGCCCTGCGCCCGCTGCCCGGCCAGACCAAAGTCGCCCACATCATCATCCCCGTCTACAAGGCCCCCGGCCAAGACCTCGCCGACGCCGCCAAGGGCACCCGCTTCTACCTGCTGCAACAGGTTCTGTCCGCCCTCAAGCTCTACGACGAGCATGTCTTCCACCGCGTCCACTACCTGCGCCACCCCAAGCCCGCCGACCCCCTGCACCCGGTGGCGCGCCCCGAACGCGCCGACGAACTCATCCCCCTGCTCCGCATGTACGCCGAAGACCCCCACAACAGCATCTGGGAACTCGGCCTCGAAAGCGCACGGCGCTACCGCGAACAAAACGGCCACTTGAAGGTCCCCAGCAGCTACTGCGGCCCCGACCGCTTCTACCTCGGCTGGTGGCTGGGCAACCAGCGCTCCCTGCGCATGAATCACAGCCTCAAACCCGAACGCATCGACGCCCTCGACGCGCTGGGCATGATCTGGGAACACTCCCGCACCAGCATCGAGCACCGCTTGGACATCGCCCGCGCCTACCATGCCCAGCACGGCCACCTCACGCCCGTCCCCGGGGAACGCTTCCGGGGCATGGACTTCGGCCGCTGGATCAACACCTGCCGCAGCAAGGTCCGCCGGGGTCAACTGCCCTACTGCTACCAGCGGGCCCTAACCGACATCTACCCCTGGTGGGACGCTGGCTGGGACAAACACGGCCACTGGCGGCGCATCTACGCACGCGCTCTCGCAGCCGCCCGCCGCGGCGAACTGACATTTCCCGACCTCGCCCCCGACAGCGACGACCGACCGCTGGAGCACTGGCTCGACAAGCAACTCCACGTCCTGCCCAGCCTCAGCTCCGCCCAGCACAACCTCCTGGGAGCCCTGCCGCTTCACCACCCGCTCGCCCTGCTGCTGCGCCCGCCTCGTAGCCAGAGCGAACGCGCCTTCGCCCACGGCCTGCGCCATGCCCACGCCTACTGGCGCGCCCATCAGCACCTCAACGTCCCCTACGACCACGTCGTCTGGGACCGGGGCAGCTCCTTTCGCCTCGGGGAATGGATTTCTGACAAGCGCTTGCGGCCCTACCGTCTGACCCGCGAACAGCTCGACGCTCTCGAAGCACTCGACATGCGATGGACACGAACGCTGGCATAA
- a CDS encoding DUF6083 domain-containing protein has product MCPTPAPASRHWDGSLRVTRHPRPLRVTATSPSRLLRAGQHSRCRHCGNRIDLYPRTDQRPIALHPAELTAAHVPESCRWHLSGGMAHPHGDGSVWCRIPHAVLCPRRTPTCRMSPCLEAARRQLAVRTRRLTDTGAFTPAPPPGGSAPGADTDGPDRPVVQMLLCRYVAERPVRGLRCVAQTRHRHRCTNPVLAPTGPAGTWRLLPTGPQRGQLTLPDTLMAVYDLGHLPYSEQLRWRAQHCPAHAAAPGVADLALAGWQPFDPLLHAVHIHPRLAHPRARRHGRG; this is encoded by the coding sequence ATGTGCCCCACTCCAGCCCCCGCCAGCCGCCACTGGGACGGCAGCCTCCGCGTCACCCGACACCCCCGCCCCCTGCGGGTGACCGCCACCAGCCCCAGCCGCCTGCTGCGCGCCGGCCAACACAGCCGCTGCCGTCACTGCGGCAACCGCATCGACCTCTACCCGCGTACCGACCAGCGGCCCATCGCCCTGCACCCCGCCGAACTGACCGCCGCCCACGTCCCCGAATCGTGTCGCTGGCACCTGAGCGGCGGCATGGCCCACCCGCACGGCGACGGCAGCGTCTGGTGCCGCATCCCGCACGCCGTGCTCTGCCCGCGCCGCACCCCCACCTGCCGGATGAGCCCCTGCCTCGAGGCGGCCCGCCGCCAACTCGCCGTCCGTACCCGCCGTCTGACCGACACCGGCGCCTTCACCCCTGCCCCACCCCCCGGCGGCAGCGCACCCGGCGCCGACACCGACGGACCTGACCGTCCCGTCGTGCAGATGCTGCTGTGCCGCTACGTTGCCGAGCGTCCCGTCCGGGGACTGCGCTGCGTGGCCCAGACCCGCCACCGCCACCGCTGCACGAATCCGGTCCTTGCCCCCACCGGCCCGGCCGGGACCTGGAGACTGCTGCCCACCGGCCCCCAGCGAGGCCAACTCACCCTGCCCGACACCCTGATGGCTGTCTACGACCTGGGCCACCTCCCCTACAGCGAGCAACTACGCTGGCGCGCCCAGCACTGCCCCGCACACGCCGCCGCCCCCGGCGTCGCCGACCTCGCCCTGGCCGGATGGCAGCCCTTCGACCCCCTCCTGCACGCGGTGCACATCCACCCCCGCCTGGCCCACCCCCGGGCCCGCCGGCACGGCAGGGGATGA
- a CDS encoding helix-turn-helix domain-containing protein has protein sequence MSDEQNGLFASVDALLEQAAAPDALPVPAERKRLREAAGLSQDQVAKALDVRRETVTGWEAGRTEPRPPARAAYIRLLDGLADRFPAPQPPSDSALGPRTGPSVISQPHAPASPVLPAVSPATPVRAVSARPPVARKTAATPAADARFAHGPLAVVDGDSAAYCADGLVLDCPLTDLPALVNWALGEAKLGAARLHRSGKDADPLIVLTASAVQRLGLPTVLEDRRGLRLPDDHPVIKQLTTSRWKLTKRGFGPWARVYRTADGARRQCVQFAVVPWGALDTRSWGTADQQEPAELARLLGTYATRVLTPCGSTAVTGLELMTALRPPTRAVKDPATGSWVSGPMPGSLTEPVQCAPPEAPDGHPAVAALYPRFHQRTPDQVLDEEAYQWARPLTDEECMKPYVVGIDVNMAFAAAANRLTVGLSAPVHVHRPVFDAKLPGSWLVDLSHIRLDERLPSPFTPHGEPPQGPAWYATPTVAYAVELGYSVTPLEAYLRYEHGPYLDAWYTRLRDAYVATMADLGVTPGMPETQFLDAMAGYQQTDPVLAAVLSAVKATVKGGIGKLRERARSGGWRPGEPWPALARPTWRPDIRAAVIASARVNMHRKMLKLAHHASLYPVAILSDCAVYASDGPSPLDFLPHQDGKPLPGSFRLGVSPGMVKHEGTQNVLWAEGLLEEYGPDVNIARHIKTGIVSGQDEGE, from the coding sequence ATGTCCGACGAGCAGAACGGGCTCTTCGCATCGGTCGATGCCCTGCTGGAGCAGGCGGCGGCACCGGATGCCCTGCCGGTCCCCGCCGAACGCAAACGGCTGCGCGAGGCCGCAGGCTTGAGCCAGGACCAGGTCGCGAAGGCGCTGGATGTGCGACGCGAGACGGTGACCGGCTGGGAGGCGGGCCGTACTGAGCCACGCCCTCCCGCGCGAGCCGCCTATATCCGTCTCCTCGACGGCCTGGCTGACCGCTTCCCCGCTCCCCAGCCGCCCTCCGACTCGGCGCTAGGACCTCGTACCGGCCCATCCGTCATCTCGCAGCCGCATGCGCCCGCATCGCCCGTCCTGCCCGCGGTAAGCCCGGCGACCCCGGTCCGGGCGGTGAGCGCGCGCCCGCCGGTGGCCAGGAAGACAGCGGCCACGCCTGCAGCGGACGCGCGCTTCGCCCACGGGCCGCTCGCCGTCGTGGACGGTGACAGCGCGGCCTACTGCGCGGATGGCCTGGTGCTCGACTGCCCGCTCACCGACCTTCCGGCACTGGTCAACTGGGCACTGGGCGAGGCGAAGCTGGGTGCTGCGCGCCTGCACCGCTCGGGCAAGGACGCTGACCCGCTGATCGTGCTGACCGCCTCCGCCGTTCAACGCCTTGGTCTGCCGACCGTGTTGGAGGACCGGCGCGGCCTGCGCCTGCCCGACGACCACCCAGTAATCAAACAACTCACCACGTCTCGGTGGAAGTTGACGAAGCGGGGCTTCGGCCCGTGGGCGAGGGTCTACCGCACGGCCGACGGTGCGCGCCGCCAGTGCGTGCAGTTCGCCGTCGTGCCCTGGGGCGCCCTCGACACCCGTTCTTGGGGGACGGCCGACCAGCAGGAGCCGGCCGAACTCGCCCGCCTGCTGGGCACCTACGCCACCCGCGTGCTCACCCCCTGCGGCTCCACCGCCGTCACCGGACTGGAACTGATGACCGCGCTGCGCCCGCCCACCCGCGCAGTGAAGGACCCGGCCACCGGCAGCTGGGTTTCCGGCCCGATGCCCGGCTCGCTGACCGAACCGGTCCAGTGCGCCCCGCCCGAGGCCCCCGACGGGCATCCGGCCGTCGCCGCCCTGTATCCCCGCTTCCACCAGCGCACCCCCGACCAGGTGCTGGACGAGGAGGCCTACCAGTGGGCGAGGCCGCTGACGGACGAGGAATGCATGAAGCCCTACGTCGTCGGCATTGACGTCAACATGGCCTTCGCCGCGGCCGCCAACCGGCTGACCGTCGGCCTGTCCGCCCCCGTCCACGTCCACCGCCCGGTCTTCGACGCGAAACTGCCCGGCTCGTGGCTGGTCGACCTCTCCCACATCCGCCTCGACGAGCGACTGCCCAGCCCGTTCACCCCCCACGGCGAGCCACCCCAGGGCCCGGCCTGGTACGCGACCCCCACCGTTGCCTACGCCGTCGAACTCGGCTACTCCGTCACCCCTCTTGAGGCCTACCTGCGCTACGAACACGGCCCCTACCTGGACGCCTGGTACACCCGGCTACGGGACGCCTACGTCGCCACGATGGCCGACCTCGGCGTCACCCCGGGCATGCCCGAGACGCAGTTCCTGGACGCGATGGCCGGCTACCAGCAGACCGATCCCGTCCTTGCCGCGGTGCTCAGCGCCGTCAAGGCCACCGTCAAGGGCGGTATCGGCAAACTGCGCGAGCGGGCCCGCAGCGGCGGATGGCGCCCGGGCGAGCCCTGGCCCGCCCTCGCCCGCCCGACCTGGCGCCCCGACATCCGCGCCGCCGTCATCGCCAGCGCCCGCGTCAACATGCATCGCAAGATGCTCAAGCTCGCCCACCACGCCAGCCTGTACCCGGTCGCGATCCTCTCCGACTGTGCCGTCTACGCCTCCGACGGCCCCAGCCCCCTCGACTTCCTGCCCCATCAGGACGGCAAGCCGCTGCCCGGAAGCTTCCGGCTCGGCGTTTCACCCGGGATGGTCAAGCACGAGGGCACCCAGAACGTGCTGTGGGCCGAGGGCTTGCTCGAGGAATACGGCCCGGATGTGAACATCGCCCGGCACATCAAGACCGGCATCGTCTCCGGCCAGGACGAAGGGGAGTAG
- a CDS encoding UvrD-helicase domain-containing protein has translation MKPTDEQAAAADAFQSGNHLALQAGAGTGKTTTLALLARTTSRRGRYLAFNRAIAQDAGARFPATVQCKTAHSLAYAAVGHRYTRRLSAPRRPAWQTGQALGITKPIRIGECDLSPKALSNATLRTVASFCHTADETITRRHVPRLRGLEDKDLHTQLARYVVSFARKAWSDLQHPEEGAVRFDHDHYLKIWALTGPRIDADFLLLDEAQDTNPVVEQIFLDQRSHAQLVMVGDSAQAIYQWRGAKDIMTGFDGTQLALSQSFRFGPLLAEEANRWLHIASAPIRLSGTQTVPTELGPLTRPDAVLCRTNVGAMAQAMDLLAAGHRVGLAGGGDSLRALAQAARDLKEGRRTTHPELLLFPSWGELQDYAAHDPAGRDLQPFVDLVDTHGTDAILAAVNQLVPEQQAEVTVSTAHKAKGREWARVKIADDFTPPKDSDQQDATGRPVPGPIDDGEARLAYVAVTRTRHRLDIGGLSWIHDHPDGSPGASVRIEPRAYPAPADAAERAPATSAAPG, from the coding sequence ATGAAACCGACCGACGAACAGGCGGCAGCAGCCGACGCCTTCCAATCCGGAAACCACCTCGCCCTGCAGGCAGGCGCCGGCACCGGGAAGACCACCACCCTCGCCCTCCTCGCCCGCACCACCTCCCGCCGCGGCCGCTACCTCGCCTTCAACCGGGCCATCGCCCAGGACGCCGGCGCACGTTTCCCGGCAACCGTGCAGTGCAAGACCGCCCACTCCCTCGCCTACGCCGCCGTCGGCCACCGCTACACCCGCCGCCTGAGTGCCCCCCGCCGCCCGGCCTGGCAGACCGGACAGGCCCTCGGCATCACCAAGCCGATCCGCATCGGCGAATGCGATCTCTCGCCAAAGGCCCTCTCCAACGCCACGCTGCGCACCGTGGCCAGCTTCTGCCACACAGCCGATGAGACGATCACCCGCCGCCACGTACCCCGCCTGCGGGGCCTGGAGGACAAGGACCTGCACACCCAACTCGCCCGGTACGTGGTGTCGTTCGCCCGCAAGGCCTGGTCCGATCTGCAACACCCCGAGGAGGGCGCGGTCCGCTTCGACCACGATCACTACCTGAAGATCTGGGCTCTCACCGGGCCCAGGATCGACGCCGACTTCCTCCTGCTGGACGAAGCCCAGGACACCAACCCCGTCGTCGAGCAGATCTTCCTCGACCAGCGTAGTCACGCCCAGCTGGTGATGGTCGGCGACTCCGCCCAGGCCATCTATCAGTGGCGGGGCGCCAAGGACATCATGACCGGCTTCGACGGCACCCAGCTTGCCCTGTCGCAGTCCTTCCGCTTCGGCCCGCTGCTGGCCGAAGAGGCCAACCGCTGGCTGCACATCGCCAGCGCTCCGATCCGCCTCAGCGGAACCCAGACGGTGCCCACCGAACTCGGCCCCCTCACCCGGCCCGACGCGGTGCTGTGCCGCACCAACGTCGGCGCCATGGCCCAGGCGATGGACCTGCTGGCCGCCGGACACCGAGTGGGATTGGCCGGGGGAGGAGACAGCCTGCGCGCTCTGGCCCAGGCCGCCCGTGACCTCAAAGAAGGCCGCCGCACCACCCACCCCGAACTGCTCCTGTTCCCCTCCTGGGGCGAGCTGCAGGACTACGCCGCCCACGACCCGGCCGGACGCGACCTGCAGCCGTTCGTCGACCTGGTCGACACCCACGGCACAGACGCCATCCTGGCCGCGGTCAACCAACTCGTCCCCGAACAGCAGGCCGAAGTAACCGTCTCCACCGCCCACAAGGCCAAGGGACGCGAATGGGCCAGAGTGAAAATCGCCGACGACTTCACTCCGCCCAAAGACAGCGACCAACAGGACGCCACCGGCCGCCCGGTGCCCGGTCCCATCGACGACGGCGAGGCCCGCCTCGCCTACGTCGCCGTCACCCGGACCCGCCACCGGCTCGACATCGGCGGCCTGTCCTGGATTCATGACCACCCGGACGGATCCCCCGGGGCATCCGTCCGGATCGAGCCGCGTGCGTATCCCGCCCCCGCGGATGCGGCGGAACGAGCACCAGCCACGTCTGCCGCGCCCGGGTAG
- a CDS encoding Helicase associated domain protein, with amino-acid sequence MQITDKNRLSTVKPDLAATLDAEKSGITADELTVGASRKVWWRCPNFPDDHDGWEAVVGNRTGGFRKRYGTGCPDCRLVKTSAQELRLKAELSTVLPIDPSRGAIRTTRVEHVDMVVEADSLRLVLEFDGSYFHGTVDSRRKDSMKSQRLRSAGWTVVRIREDPLSLLDSAYDVVVGFVAEPEEAAADVLDHLAQLGLVDTAAAERYRALGAPQGAATAREWIRERIGEQALKIEYTAHNDAWDSMFEALVAYAADAGHCYPTDDVAVDGRSLDRWSRKQRSLQRQGRLRPDRAERLATIPTWSSGTAHEAGFWSRYRAYLQRAEATDPDERENAMPSREATVWANNLRSRREDLVAHGRDLPDDQLKAVQEIPGWSWTPFGDSHTAKVQVMQQFVTTTGRPVASIKQREEWNGHPIGVWLNSWRTNRGRLLESQKADLEALAGWTWDQRGDQWEAMFQQLTDFATDHGHLRPSLSLGNEQEKTLARWKRNQKNRLQGRDDARANALRALLARYGEELP; translated from the coding sequence GTGCAGATCACGGACAAGAACCGGTTGTCGACGGTGAAGCCGGACTTGGCCGCAACACTGGACGCCGAGAAGTCGGGAATCACGGCGGATGAACTCACGGTAGGAGCCAGCCGGAAGGTCTGGTGGCGCTGCCCGAACTTCCCTGACGATCACGACGGGTGGGAAGCCGTCGTGGGCAACCGCACGGGAGGCTTCCGCAAGCGCTATGGCACTGGCTGCCCGGACTGCCGACTGGTCAAAACATCCGCGCAGGAGCTGCGCCTGAAGGCGGAACTCAGCACCGTCCTTCCCATCGACCCCAGCCGTGGCGCCATACGTACCACCCGCGTCGAGCATGTCGACATGGTCGTCGAGGCCGACAGCCTGCGTCTCGTCCTGGAGTTCGACGGCTCCTACTTCCACGGGACCGTCGACTCACGGCGCAAGGACAGTATGAAGTCCCAGCGGCTGCGCTCCGCCGGCTGGACCGTGGTGCGTATCCGTGAGGACCCCCTCAGCCTCCTCGACAGCGCCTATGACGTCGTGGTCGGCTTCGTCGCCGAGCCCGAGGAGGCCGCAGCCGACGTCCTCGACCACCTGGCGCAGCTCGGCCTGGTCGATACCGCTGCAGCCGAGCGCTACCGGGCCCTTGGCGCTCCGCAAGGTGCCGCGACGGCGCGTGAATGGATCCGCGAACGGATCGGCGAGCAGGCGCTGAAGATCGAGTACACGGCGCACAACGATGCCTGGGACTCCATGTTCGAGGCCCTGGTGGCCTATGCCGCCGATGCCGGCCACTGCTACCCCACCGATGATGTGGCTGTCGACGGCCGGAGTCTGGACAGATGGAGCCGCAAGCAGAGGAGCTTGCAGCGCCAGGGACGCCTGCGGCCGGATCGGGCCGAGCGGCTGGCCACCATCCCCACCTGGTCCAGCGGCACCGCGCACGAAGCCGGCTTCTGGTCCCGATACCGTGCCTACCTTCAGCGTGCCGAGGCCACGGATCCGGACGAGCGCGAGAACGCAATGCCGAGCCGCGAGGCCACCGTGTGGGCGAACAACCTCCGCAGCCGACGCGAAGACCTGGTCGCGCACGGCCGCGACCTGCCGGACGACCAGCTCAAGGCCGTGCAGGAGATACCCGGTTGGTCCTGGACTCCCTTCGGCGACAGCCACACGGCGAAGGTTCAGGTGATGCAGCAATTCGTCACCACCACCGGCCGGCCCGTCGCCTCCATCAAGCAACGCGAAGAGTGGAACGGCCACCCCATCGGAGTCTGGCTGAATTCCTGGCGCACCAACCGTGGCAGGCTCCTGGAGTCGCAGAAGGCGGACCTGGAGGCCCTGGCGGGATGGACATGGGACCAGCGCGGCGATCAGTGGGAGGCGATGTTCCAGCAGCTCACGGACTTCGCCACAGACCACGGCCACCTACGGCCGAGCCTGAGCCTCGGCAACGAGCAGGAGAAGACGCTCGCCCGATGGAAGCGCAACCAGAAAAACCGCCTGCAGGGGCGCGACGACGCCAGGGCCAACGCGCTCCGCGCACTGCTCGCCCGGTACGGGGAGGAACTCCCCTGA